From the Saccharomyces paradoxus chromosome XIV, complete sequence genome, one window contains:
- the KEX2 gene encoding kexin KEX2 (Kexin, a subtilisin-like protease (proprotein convertase)~similar to YNL238W), translating to MKVRKYIILCLWWAFSTSTLVLSQQIPSKDHTSRQYFAIESNETLSRLEEMHPNWRYEHDVRGLPNHYVFSKDLPRLGKRSSLEELQENNIDHILSVHDLSPRNDLFKRLPVPAPPMDSSLLPVKEAEDKLSINDPLFERQWHLVNPSFPGSDINVLDLWYNNITGAGVVAAIVDDGLDYENEDLKDNFCAEGSWDFNDNTDLPKPRLSDDYHGTRCAGEIAAKKGNNFCGVGVGYNAKISGIRILSGDITTEDEAASLIYGLDTNDIYSCSWGPADDGRHLQGPSDLVKKALVKGVTQGRNSKGAIYVFASGNGGSRGDNCNYDGYTNSIYSITIGAIDHKDLHPPYSEGCSAVMAVTYSSGSGEYIHSSDINGRCSNSHGGTSAAAPLAAGVYTLLLEANPSLTWRDVQYLSILSAVGLEKNTDGDWKDSAMGKKYSHRYGFGKIDAYKLVEMSKTWENVNPQTWFYLPTLYVSQSTNSTEETLESVINISEKSLKDSNFKRIEHVTVTVDIDTEIRGTTTVDLISPAGVVSNLGVVRSRDVSSEGFKDWTFMSVAHWGESGVGDWKIKVKTTENGHRIDFHSWRLKLFGESIDPSKTETFVFGNDKEEVEPTTTKDAPSQFSTGTISISASTTSVSTTSIGVETSAVAQTTSTTTDPDSDPNTPKKLPSPRQAMHYFLTIFLIGAIFLVLYFMFFMKSRRRIRRSRAETYEFDIIDTDSEYDSTLDNGTSGITEPGEVEDFDFDLSDEDHLASLSSSENGDAEHTIDSVLTTENPFSDPIMQESPKDSREATASNVLQKLESDVPPSSGQS from the coding sequence atgaaagtgaggaaatatattattttatgCCTTTGGTGGGCCTTTTCAACATCTACTCTTGTATTATCACAACAAATTCCATCGAAGGACCATACATCACGACAATATTTTGCCATAGAAAGCAACGAAACGTTGTCTCGCTTAGAAGAGATGCATCCGAACTGGCGATATGAACATGATGTCCGAGGGCTACCCAACCATTATGTTTTTTCTAAAGACCTACCAAGATTGGGCAAAAGATCATCATTAGAAGAGTTAcaggaaaataatatcGACCACATATTATCAGTTCATGATTTATCTCCTCGTAACGACTTGTTTAAGAGACTGCCCGTACCAGCTCCACCAATGGACTCGAGCTTGTTGCCAGTaaaagaagctgaagaTAAACTTAGCATAAATGATCCGCTTTTTGAGAGGCAATGGCATTTGGTCAATCCAAGTTTCCCCGGCAGTGATATAAATGTTCTTGATCTATGGTACAATAATATTACAGGCGCGGGGGTCGTGGCTGCCATTGTCGATGATGGCCTTGACTACGAAAATGAGGACTTGAAGGATAATTTCTGTGCTGAAGGTTCTTGGGATTTCAACGACAATACAGATTTGCCAAAACCGAGATTATCAGATGACTATCATGGTACAAGATGTGCAGGTGAAATAGCTGCCAAAAAAGGTAACAATTTTTGTGGTGTCGGGGTAGGTTACAACGCTAAAATCTCAGGCATAAGAATACTATCCGGCGATATCACTACCGAAGACGAAGCCGCTTCCTTGATTTATGGTCTAGACACAAatgatatatattcttgCTCATGGGGTCCCGCCGATGATGGGAGACATTTACAAGGCCCTAGTGACCTGGTGAAGAAGGCTTTGGTGAAAGGTGTAACTCAGGGAAGAAATTCCAAGGGGGCGATTTATGTTTTTGCTAGTGGAAATGGTGGGAGTCGTGGTGATAACTGTAATTACGACGGTTATACTAATTCCATATATTCTATTACTATCGGGGCTATCGATCACAAAGATTTACATCCTCCTTATTCTGAGGGTTGCTCTGCCGTCATGGCAGTCACCTATTCTTCAGGTTCAGGCGAATATATTCATTCGAGTGACATCAATGGCAGATGCAGTAATAGCCATGGCGGAACTTCTGCAGCTGCTCCCTTAGCTGCCGGCGTTTACACTTTATTATTAGAAGCGAACCCAAGCCTAACCTGGAGAGATGTACAGTATTTATCGATTTTATCTGCGGTAGGATTGGAAAAGAATACTGATGGGGATTGGAAAGATAGTGCCATGGGAAAGAAATACTCTCATCGCTATGGCTTTGGTAAGATCGATGCCTATAAGTTGGTTGAAATGTCTAAGACCTGGGAAAATGTAAACCCCCAAACGTGGTTTTACTTGCCAACATTATATGTTTCCCAGTCCACAAACTCCACGGAAGAGACGTTAGAATCTGTTATAAACATATCAGAGAAAAGTCTCAAAGATTCCAACTTTAAGAGAATTGAGCATGTCACGGTAACTGTAGATATTGATACAGAAATTAGAGGAACTACGACTGTAGATTTAATTTCACCAGCGGGAGTAGTTTCAAACCTTGGTGTCGTAAGATCAAGAGATGTTTCGTCAGAGGGATTCAAAGACTGGACATTCATGTCTGTAGCACACTGGGGTGAGAGCGGAGTAGGTGATTGGAAAATAAAGGTTAAAACAACAGAAAATGGACACAGAATTGACTTCCACAGTTGGAGGCTAAAGCTTTTTGGGGAATCCATTGACCCGTCCAAAACAGAAACTTTCgtttttggaaatgatAAAGAGGAGGTGGAACCAACTACTACAAAGGATGCCCCATCACAATTTTCTACCGGCACAATTTCCATTTCCGCCAGCACGACTTCTGTTTCCACTACCTCGATCGGCGTGGAAACCTCAGCCGTCGCTCAAACCACCAGTACAACTACTGACCCTGATTCTGATCCAAATACTCCTAAAAAACTTCCCTCTCCAAGACAAGCCAtgcattattttttaacaatatttttgattGGTGCCATATTTTTGGTATTATACTTCATGTTTTTTATGAAATCAAGGAGAAGAATCAGAAGGTCAAGAGCGGAGACATATGAATTTGATATCATTGACACTGACTCTGAATACGATTCTACTTTAGATAATGGCACTTCCGGAATTACTGAACCCGGAGAAGTTGAAgactttgattttgatttgtCCGATGAAGATCATCTTGCAAGTTTGTCTTCATCGGAGAACGGTGATGCTGAACATACAATCGATAGCGTACTAACAACTGAAAATCCATTCAGTGACCCAATAATGCAAGAATCTCCAAAAGACAGTCGCGAAGCAACTGCTTCCAATGTATTACAAAAACTAGAGTCTGATGTTCCTCCGTCCTCTGGGCAATCATAA